One Salinimonas marina DNA segment encodes these proteins:
- a CDS encoding DUF2333 family protein codes for MKQHLNVKRIGAAVALLLVIFWIIGWYWSLSPSTFDVKKRVAAQAQSREHTEVPGYTMTTTMILVAETLLDKPGGYLSNDVMPPGVLLDDMPAWEFGVLEMTRDLAMSMRKDFSRSQSQSVENKHISKAVPQFNMDHKNWMFPAAESSYRKGIDLVYQYRAELVDPANRSSQFYTRADNLREWLKMVEKRLGSYSQRLSASVGSARINTDMAGQRNAKNKAQVSESHIQTSWWKLDNVFFEAKGASWAMLQYLKAAEVEFADVLEDKNALVSLRQIIRELEATQQTVWSPMILNGSGFGMMANHSLVMANYISRANAALIELSELMNQG; via the coding sequence ATTAAACAGCATTTAAATGTTAAACGTATCGGGGCCGCCGTGGCCTTGCTACTGGTTATTTTCTGGATAATTGGCTGGTACTGGAGTCTTTCCCCGTCTACTTTTGATGTTAAGAAAAGGGTAGCTGCGCAAGCCCAAAGCCGTGAGCACACCGAGGTACCCGGGTATACGATGACCACTACGATGATTTTGGTGGCCGAAACCCTGTTAGATAAGCCCGGGGGATATCTGTCGAATGATGTCATGCCGCCAGGCGTGCTGTTGGACGATATGCCCGCCTGGGAGTTCGGGGTGCTGGAAATGACCCGGGACCTGGCAATGTCGATGCGCAAGGATTTTAGTCGCTCGCAGTCCCAATCGGTAGAAAACAAGCACATCTCCAAAGCCGTGCCGCAATTCAACATGGATCATAAAAACTGGATGTTTCCTGCCGCCGAGTCCAGTTATCGTAAAGGTATCGATCTGGTGTACCAGTACCGTGCAGAACTGGTAGATCCGGCAAATCGCAGCAGTCAGTTTTATACCCGTGCGGATAACCTGCGCGAATGGCTGAAAATGGTAGAAAAACGCCTGGGAAGCTATTCGCAGCGGCTAAGCGCGAGTGTGGGATCGGCGCGTATCAACACGGATATGGCCGGCCAGCGTAATGCCAAAAACAAAGCTCAGGTGTCAGAAAGCCATATTCAGACCAGCTGGTGGAAACTGGATAATGTGTTTTTTGAAGCTAAAGGTGCTTCATGGGCCATGCTACAATACCTCAAAGCTGCTGAAGTTGAATTTGCCGATGTCCTGGAAGACAAAAATGCATTGGTGAGTCTGCGCCAGATTATTCGGGAACTTGAGGCTACTCAGCAAACTGTCTGGAGCCCGATGATTCTAAATGGTAGTGGCTTTGGCATGATGGCAAACCATTCGCTGGTTATGGCCAATTATATTTCCCGTGCAAATGCTGCACTTATTGAACTTTCAGAATTAATGAATCAAGGATAA
- the cysI gene encoding assimilatory sulfite reductase (NADPH) hemoprotein subunit, which yields MSNEKSPFIVEGKLADNERLKAESKHLRGTIAEDLKDDLTGGFTADNFQLIRFHGMYQQDDRDIRAERAKQKLEPLHNVMLRARLPGGIITPSQWQEIDRFAQEHTLYGSIRLTTRQTFQFHGVLKPNIKLMHQTLNKVGIDSIATAGDVNRNVLCTSNPVESKLHLEAYEWAKKISEHLLPKTRAYAEIWLDGEKIESTDDTVEPILGDNYLPRKFKTTVVIPPQNDVDVHANDLNFVAIAEQGKLIGFNVLVGGGLAMTHGDTSTYPRKADDFGFISVNDTLAIAEAVVSTQRDWGNRVNRKNAKTKYTLERVGVDNFKAEVEKRAGVTFGPSRDYEFTSRGDRFGWVEGIDGKYHLTLYIENGRIIDKPGKPLKTGCLEIAKIHKGDFRLTANQNLIVAGVAGDDKARIEALARSHKLIEDDVSSQRLDSMACVSLPTCPLAMAEAERYLPESIERMESLLAKHDLSSDSIIFRITGCPNGCGRAMLSEVGLVGKGPGKYNLHIGGDREGTRIPRMYRENIGEDEIFAELDGLIERWAGEREAGEAFGDYVVRAGIVKPVVDSARDFYD from the coding sequence ATGAGCAATGAAAAATCTCCATTTATCGTTGAAGGCAAACTGGCTGACAACGAACGCCTGAAAGCCGAAAGTAAACATCTGCGCGGGACCATCGCCGAGGATTTGAAAGATGACCTGACCGGTGGCTTTACGGCCGACAATTTTCAGTTGATCCGGTTTCATGGTATGTACCAGCAGGATGACCGGGATATTCGCGCAGAGCGCGCCAAGCAGAAACTGGAACCCTTGCACAATGTCATGTTACGGGCGCGCTTGCCGGGCGGAATAATTACCCCCTCCCAGTGGCAGGAAATTGATCGCTTTGCGCAAGAGCATACCCTTTATGGCAGCATTCGTCTGACGACCCGCCAGACTTTTCAGTTTCATGGAGTGCTCAAACCTAACATCAAACTGATGCATCAAACCCTCAACAAGGTGGGGATCGACTCTATCGCTACCGCCGGTGATGTTAACCGTAATGTGTTGTGTACCTCGAATCCGGTGGAGTCAAAGCTGCACCTGGAAGCTTATGAGTGGGCCAAAAAAATCAGTGAGCATTTGCTGCCCAAAACCCGGGCTTATGCTGAAATCTGGTTAGACGGTGAAAAAATCGAAAGCACCGACGATACCGTGGAGCCGATTCTGGGCGACAATTATCTGCCGCGTAAGTTTAAGACCACGGTGGTCATCCCCCCGCAAAACGATGTTGATGTGCATGCCAATGATCTGAACTTTGTCGCCATTGCGGAGCAGGGCAAACTGATAGGCTTCAATGTGCTGGTGGGCGGTGGCCTCGCCATGACCCACGGGGATACTTCAACCTACCCGCGCAAAGCCGATGATTTTGGTTTTATCAGCGTCAACGATACGCTGGCCATTGCCGAAGCGGTGGTATCGACCCAGCGTGACTGGGGCAACCGGGTCAATCGTAAAAATGCCAAAACCAAATATACTTTGGAACGGGTTGGGGTAGACAACTTCAAAGCAGAAGTGGAAAAACGGGCAGGGGTTACCTTTGGCCCCAGCCGTGACTATGAGTTTACCAGTCGCGGTGACCGGTTCGGTTGGGTCGAAGGCATTGATGGGAAGTACCATCTTACCCTGTACATCGAAAATGGCCGTATCATCGATAAGCCCGGTAAACCATTGAAAACCGGCTGTTTGGAAATTGCTAAAATTCATAAAGGCGACTTCCGTCTGACCGCGAATCAGAACCTGATTGTGGCCGGCGTGGCCGGCGATGACAAAGCCCGTATTGAAGCGCTGGCGCGATCGCACAAACTCATCGAAGACGATGTGTCCTCCCAGCGTCTGGACTCCATGGCGTGTGTGTCACTGCCCACCTGTCCGCTGGCGATGGCCGAAGCCGAGCGTTATTTGCCTGAATCCATCGAACGAATGGAGTCACTCCTGGCGAAACATGACCTGAGCTCGGACAGTATTATTTTTCGTATTACCGGCTGTCCGAACGGCTGTGGTCGGGCGATGCTGTCTGAAGTTGGTTTGGTAGGTAAAGGGCCTGGCAAATACAATCTGCATATTGGCGGCGATCGGGAAGGCACACGCATTCCAAGAATGTACCGCGAAAATATTGGCGAAGATGAAATCTTTGCCGAGCTTGATGGCTTAATAGAACGCTGGGCCGGCGAGCGTGAAGCCGGTGAGGCCTTTGGTGATTATGTGGTTCGCGCCGGTATTGTTAAGCCTGTGGTGGACTCAGCAAGAGATTTCTATGACTAA
- a CDS encoding TIGR04219 family outer membrane beta-barrel protein, which yields MKKSIMALVLTGSFAATPVMADTIAGVYVGAQGWRSATDGGFADNNNTANFNLSDETQSSGYVAFEHPVPLVPNIKLNYTSLDTQGNTQLDAGFTFDGDLYTADSEVYTGIDLNSTDIILYYELFDNDLVSFDLGINGKYVDGVLNVREESTATRGATDFSGVIPMAYSRVQVGLPFTGLGAYAEGSYLSFDDHTFSDYQLALTYSFIESLAVDMTLQLGYRSVEMDIEDLDGVYADLSYDGAFAGLELHF from the coding sequence ATGAAAAAAAGCATTATGGCCCTGGTCTTAACAGGTTCATTTGCCGCCACGCCGGTAATGGCCGATACCATTGCGGGTGTGTATGTTGGAGCGCAGGGATGGCGAAGTGCCACCGATGGTGGATTTGCCGATAACAACAATACCGCCAACTTCAATTTGTCAGATGAAACTCAGTCCTCTGGGTATGTGGCGTTTGAGCACCCGGTCCCTCTGGTACCCAATATCAAACTGAACTACACCTCGCTGGATACGCAGGGCAACACACAGCTGGACGCCGGCTTTACCTTCGATGGCGATCTGTACACCGCTGACAGCGAGGTTTATACCGGCATCGATTTAAACAGCACGGATATTATTCTTTACTACGAACTGTTTGATAACGACCTGGTGAGTTTTGATCTGGGCATTAACGGTAAGTATGTTGATGGTGTTCTGAACGTGCGCGAAGAATCCACTGCCACCCGCGGCGCTACCGACTTTTCCGGGGTCATCCCCATGGCTTATTCCCGGGTGCAGGTGGGCTTACCGTTTACCGGTTTAGGCGCCTATGCCGAGGGCAGTTATTTGTCATTTGATGATCACACTTTCAGCGACTATCAACTGGCCCTGACCTATTCATTTATCGAAAGTCTGGCCGTGGATATGACCCTGCAGCTGGGTTACCGCAGTGTTGAAATGGATATCGAAGATTTAGATGGGGTTTATGCAGACCTGTCTTATGATGGTGCATTTGCCGGTCTGGAACTGCACTTCTAG
- a CDS encoding PspA/IM30 family protein encodes MGLFTRASDIVHANLNAMLDKAEDPHKMLRLTAEEIEEAIDEARQVSARHISACKQSQREQQQHQRAADRWEQKARLAVAADDDAKARHALARKHACDASISQLQQNLTQHEETLARLEQDISRLQQIRGEAQRRLARPQPQNSARSAAGITINSPSPSANAAELDRMQQNIEQLHTRLNRYTASDSANQTVAEAFKTLQRDEAVETELTQLKQQRADVSA; translated from the coding sequence ATGGGCCTATTTACCAGAGCTTCCGACATTGTTCATGCAAACCTCAACGCCATGCTGGATAAAGCCGAAGATCCCCACAAAATGCTGAGATTGACCGCCGAAGAAATTGAAGAGGCCATTGATGAGGCCCGGCAGGTCAGCGCCCGCCATATTAGTGCCTGCAAGCAGTCGCAGCGAGAACAACAGCAGCATCAACGGGCGGCTGACCGCTGGGAACAAAAAGCCCGGCTGGCGGTAGCAGCTGATGATGATGCCAAAGCACGGCATGCACTAGCCCGTAAACATGCCTGTGATGCCAGTATTTCGCAGTTGCAGCAAAATCTGACACAGCATGAAGAGACGCTGGCCCGGCTGGAACAAGATATCAGCCGGTTACAGCAAATCCGTGGCGAGGCGCAGCGACGTTTGGCGCGCCCGCAGCCGCAAAATTCCGCCCGTTCAGCAGCCGGCATAACCATCAATAGCCCTTCACCATCGGCCAATGCGGCAGAACTTGACCGGATGCAACAAAATATTGAGCAGCTCCACACCCGCCTGAATCGTTATACCGCTTCAGACTCAGCGAATCAGACCGTGGCGGAAGCCTTCAAAACCCTGCAACGGGATGAGGCGGTTGAAACAGAGCTGACACAATTAAAGCAACAACGTGCTGATGTTTCAGCCTAA
- a CDS encoding PspC domain-containing protein, with protein MMKTVHSDKRVHRIMSQSVISGVCAGLARYFGIDALWVRIAAVVALCMMPALTLVAYLAAVIILPRWS; from the coding sequence ATGATGAAAACTGTGCATTCTGATAAACGTGTTCACCGCATAATGAGCCAGTCGGTCATTAGCGGCGTATGTGCTGGACTGGCCCGTTATTTTGGTATCGATGCGCTGTGGGTTAGGATCGCAGCGGTGGTCGCCCTGTGTATGATGCCTGCATTAACATTGGTAGCCTATCTGGCAGCGGTCATTATCTTGCCACGGTGGTCGTAA
- a CDS encoding phosphoadenylyl-sulfate reductase, translated as MTNILTDIDKPLSLEASADEVAKVNEQLDERSAAERIAWAIKYLPGEHIVSSSFGAQSAVMLHLSTQAKADIPVVLTDTGYLFPETYGFIDELHEQLQLNLHVYQAPLSAAWQEARYGRLWEQGVEGIEKYNRMNKVEPMQRALQALEAQTWFAGLRRSQSDSREKLPVLQKVGGQYKLYPIIDWTNKDLHYYLKEHDLPYHPLWEQGYVSIGDWHTTQSLQEGMSEQDTRFFGLKRECGLHEFGDGI; from the coding sequence ATGACTAATATTCTCACCGATATCGATAAACCGCTCTCGTTGGAAGCGTCTGCTGACGAAGTGGCGAAGGTCAATGAGCAGCTGGATGAACGCAGTGCGGCCGAACGTATTGCCTGGGCCATTAAGTATCTGCCGGGTGAGCATATCGTGTCTTCGAGCTTCGGGGCACAGTCGGCGGTGATGTTGCACCTGAGCACGCAGGCAAAAGCAGATATACCAGTGGTGCTGACCGATACCGGCTACCTGTTTCCGGAAACCTATGGTTTTATTGATGAGCTTCACGAGCAGTTACAATTGAATCTGCATGTGTATCAGGCGCCTTTGTCGGCAGCGTGGCAGGAAGCTCGTTATGGCCGCTTGTGGGAGCAGGGCGTCGAAGGTATTGAAAAATACAATCGGATGAACAAAGTCGAACCCATGCAGCGAGCCTTGCAAGCCTTGGAGGCACAGACCTGGTTTGCCGGCCTGCGCCGGAGTCAGTCTGACAGTCGCGAAAAGTTACCGGTACTGCAAAAGGTCGGAGGCCAGTACAAGTTGTACCCGATTATCGACTGGACCAATAAAGATCTGCATTATTATCTTAAAGAGCATGATTTGCCGTATCACCCGCTCTGGGAACAGGGCTATGTCTCTATCGGCGACTGGCATACTACCCAATCGCTACAGGAAGGCATGAGCGAGCAGGATACCCGCTTCTTTGGCCTCAAACGTGAATGTGGATTGCACGAATTTGGTGATGGAATTTAA
- a CDS encoding TIGR03899 family protein — protein MSRAELIQRLFLRAGVQPSKPTSDVRERQAAVNRRKEVVQLHKLENLQAILDIATTINVGQINEEEIDPDWFFAFVELAENVYSAAMQELWGKILAVEVASPGSFSLPSLHIITHLTQREAALFARAASMAMRNHDHIPRLIVGYHQKRTWFGLFQPAATPPMNLAQYQLSYPDLLTLIDLKLIFASEIESSELTVNQGFSWRMGNQRLSLTARRPGLALVYYKFTYVGAELAKLISKTAAPEYLEGLTRHLAPHFELTKDG, from the coding sequence GTGTCACGGGCAGAACTTATCCAGCGTTTGTTTTTACGTGCCGGGGTGCAACCTTCCAAACCAACAAGCGATGTTCGAGAACGCCAGGCGGCGGTAAACCGACGCAAAGAAGTCGTCCAACTACACAAGCTGGAAAATCTGCAGGCGATACTGGACATTGCCACCACCATCAATGTTGGTCAGATAAACGAAGAGGAAATTGATCCCGACTGGTTTTTTGCGTTTGTAGAGTTAGCAGAAAATGTCTACTCGGCGGCAATGCAGGAGTTGTGGGGGAAAATTTTGGCGGTGGAGGTCGCCAGTCCAGGCAGTTTTTCGCTACCGAGCCTGCATATTATCACTCATCTGACACAACGGGAGGCGGCATTGTTTGCCCGGGCAGCCAGTATGGCGATGCGCAACCATGATCATATTCCGCGTCTGATCGTCGGTTATCATCAAAAACGCACCTGGTTCGGATTGTTTCAGCCTGCGGCTACGCCGCCGATGAATTTGGCACAGTACCAGCTTTCGTACCCGGATCTGCTAACACTGATAGACCTTAAGTTGATTTTCGCCAGTGAGATTGAAAGTTCGGAGCTTACGGTGAACCAGGGCTTCAGCTGGAGGATGGGTAATCAGAGGTTATCACTTACAGCCAGGCGTCCGGGGCTGGCGCTGGTGTATTACAAGTTTACCTATGTGGGGGCGGAGCTGGCCAAGTTAATTTCAAAAACCGCGGCGCCAGAATACCTTGAAGGATTAACCCGGCATCTGGCACCGCATTTTGAACTCACCAAAGACGGCTAG